The Chordicoccus furentiruminis DNA window ATTTCTGCCGCTGACTTTGAGGCTTTGGTTTATTGAAACCATCACTGGAAGGTGGCTTGGAACTGTTCTGGGAGTTCTGATTCAGCTGGCGCTGGAGCTCTCGGATAGTTTCCTCTAATTCCTTGATGGTTTCCGTCAGTGATTGCACAAGTGCGGTGAGATCCGCATTCTGTTTTGCCATTGTTTCGATAATAAGATCTTTGTCATCCATTGACCCGCTCCTTTCCGGAAGCGGTATCCATCAGGATATCACAAGCCTTTTTCATCGAACAGCGGCAGAAACGGGTTTCGCCTTCTGCGGCGGTAAGCTGACTACGAAGCTCTGCAATAAGGGCATCCTTCTGCGCTATTGTTGCCAGAGCCTGCTCATACAATGCCCTATAGTCTGTATCACTATGGGTCAGGGAAGCAGCATCTGCCTTTGTCCGCTTTCCCGTCGGGACAATATCGCCTGTGGCAGGATCGATGCGGCCAATCAGCTTGCGGTGGGAACGGGGCTGCTTCAGCTCCTTATCCCAATAGGAAACAGACTCATAGACATATGTTATATTGCGAGCTTTATTATGAACCTTTACGATTGCCATGAATCTGTCTCCTTAATAGTGTTACTTTTATTATATTGTATCACTATTAAGGAAAAATATCAAATGTTACGTGTCACTATTATGTAAAACTATGTCAGTGCAGGGGGTTCTGAACAGTTACGAATTTTTTTATTTTTTTGAGGGGCCAGGGGAAATTCCCCTGATTCTTCGGATGTCTGCCAAAGGCGTATCTTGCTCACCCACTCATTATTTTTCTGGAATTTTCTGCTAAAAAATCGAAAAAATACGGAGGAAAAAATCATGACGATATTCGGAATTTATTATCCGGAGCCTGAGGGCTGCCGGACCAACAGGATCACTTTAAGGCTCACGGACAAAGAACAGGAGATGCTGAAAGACGCCGCCTGGAAGGCGAAGATGAGCCAGGCGGCATTTATCCGAAGCAAGGTCTTCGGGTCGAAAGTACCTGAGCTTCCGGCTGAGGTCAAAGACAGCCTTCACCGGCTCGACTACAGCATCACGAAGATCGGCACAAACATCAATCAGATCGCTCGCGTGGCGAACGCATCTGGATATGTCAGCAGCTATGAGATGCGAAATCTCCGGGAGAGGCAGGAGGAGCTGGAAGAGACCTGCAGCAGGATCTTCCGGGAAATCATGAGGGCTTGCGAGTATGGCGGTCACGAAGCTTCTTCGGATTAAGGAGAGAAAGTCGGGAGACCCATCCGGAGGCCTGAAGGCAGCACTCCGCTATATCTGTAATCCGGACAAGGCGGCCCTGATTGGGGGAAATGCAGGAAGCAGTCCGGACCATGCCTATGCGGTCATGAAACGCAACAAGGACTACTGGAACAAACCCGGAGGGAGTGCCGGTTTTCACTACGTGATTTCATTTCCACCTGACTGCAAGGTTGATGCGAAAACGGCCGCTCTGGTTGCGGAGGACTTTACTCAGGATCTTATGGGCGGCAGGTATTATTTCACTTATGCGGTCCACACGGACAAGAACCATATGCACGTGCACATCGTCTTTGACTCGGTCGCGGTCGACGACGGGGTCAAGTACCATTCACCAAAGGGAGACTGGGAGAAACGGATCCAGCCGATCTCCGACCGGGTCTGCCAGAAGTACGGACTGCCGCCGCTTGAATATGGTGAGGAAAGGACATCAGTCGACCATGGCGAATGGACCCGGAGAAGAGAAAGACGGAAGGAGAAACAGGATGGTCCAGATACCAGGGACAACTGGGAAACGGGGAAACAGCAGGCAGAACATCCTTACATCCACAACTGGTTCGACCTCATGAGGGATGATATCGACGAGGCAATCATGCGAAGCCCCTCGTATGGATCATTTCTGAAATATCTGCAGTCGCTGGGCTACATTGTCCGGGACGGAAAGTATCTGTCTTTGAAACCGGAAGGAAGGGAGCGTGCGGTACGAACCCTCAGACTCGGCAGAGGATATTCGAAAGAGGAGATCCAGGAGCGAATCGAATTCGTGCGAAGTCATCCGGTCGATCCTGAAGACTATCGAAGGTATGGAGATATGGAGACGGTTCGCCGCCTTCTATTTCTGAAGAAGAACAGCTCTGGAAAATGGAAGATGACTCCCTTCCAGCGGAGTTTTTACCGAAGCTGGAGAAACACCTGCCTGATCCGAAGACCCGGTCCCAGGGCAAGAAGAGGGAGTCGGTCCGCTGTGCTGCAGCTGGAGGAACTGTCCGATAATCTGCAGTTTCTGATCCGGGAAGATATCCGTTCGGAGGAGGAGCTACGGCAGAAATGGGAAGCGTCTGGAATTGAGCGGAAAGCCGTCCAGTCGGAACTCTCATCTGTAAGGACCAGAATTTACAGAAGTGGTATCAGCAGGAATGTCCGAAGGTGGAAGGAACTGAAGGAAAAGGCAAGGCGTACCCCGGAAGAGGAGTCCGAGCTTCTGCAGCTGGAGAAGGAAATCGAGAGGACAATGCCGATCGAGCGGGCAATGGCTTATGAGGCAGATCTTGAAGCGCAGAAGTCAAGATGCCTAGAGCAGATTCGGACGTTAAAGAGCAGGGAACGTCTCCTTGCCGGAATTGACCGCCAGCTGATGGAAATGGCGAAGGAGAACATTTCTAATCACGATACAGACAGAACCATTAATAGCAGAAAACCAGAGAACAGGGTGAAGGTTCCGGAGAGGGAGGCTCCGGCAAGGTCAGAGGAAA harbors:
- a CDS encoding plasmid mobilization protein, with product MTIFGIYYPEPEGCRTNRITLRLTDKEQEMLKDAAWKAKMSQAAFIRSKVFGSKVPELPAEVKDSLHRLDYSITKIGTNINQIARVANASGYVSSYEMRNLRERQEELEETCSRIFREIMRACEYGGHEASSD
- a CDS encoding relaxase/mobilization nuclease domain-containing protein, which codes for MAVTKLLRIKERKSGDPSGGLKAALRYICNPDKAALIGGNAGSSPDHAYAVMKRNKDYWNKPGGSAGFHYVISFPPDCKVDAKTAALVAEDFTQDLMGGRYYFTYAVHTDKNHMHVHIVFDSVAVDDGVKYHSPKGDWEKRIQPISDRVCQKYGLPPLEYGEERTSVDHGEWTRRRERRKEKQDGPDTRDNWETGKQQAEHPYIHNWFDLMRDDIDEAIMRSPSYGSFLKYLQSLGYIVRDGKYLSLKPEGRERAVRTLRLGRGYSKEEIQERIEFVRSHPVDPEDYRRYGDMETVRRLLFLKKNSSGKWKMTPFQRSFYRSWRNTCLIRRPGPRARRGSRSAVLQLEELSDNLQFLIREDIRSEEELRQKWEASGIERKAVQSELSSVRTRIYRSGISRNVRRWKELKEKARRTPEEESELLQLEKEIERTMPIERAMAYEADLEAQKSRCLEQIRTLKSRERLLAGIDRQLMEMAKENISNHDTDRTINSRKPENRVKVPEREAPARSEEKVKNEKEEVIR